A window of Alphaproteobacteria bacterium contains these coding sequences:
- the narJ gene encoding nitrate reductase molybdenum cofactor assembly chaperone: protein MSIYKLISVLLDYPSEELLGNLGEIQRRAASEGDLSFENLEKLTRFVAYLGSVDLLDLQAEYVQTFDMTPEHSLHLTHHLCGDDRNRGPALIELTELYRTRGFEIPDNELPDYLPLVLEFLHTLPAEEAHGFLTEAGRVLAVIAANLERSASPWHAGLRILADMSGYKDDPKACGEDMRPAKDVCQSACGAMID, encoded by the coding sequence ATGTCCATATACAAACTGATTTCCGTTCTTCTGGATTATCCCAGCGAGGAATTGCTGGGAAATCTGGGGGAGATCCAGCGCCGTGCGGCAAGCGAGGGCGATCTTAGTTTCGAGAATCTGGAAAAGCTCACACGCTTTGTGGCCTATCTGGGAAGCGTCGATCTTCTCGATCTGCAAGCCGAGTATGTCCAGACCTTCGACATGACGCCCGAGCACAGCCTGCATCTGACCCACCATCTTTGTGGCGACGACAGAAACCGCGGACCCGCCTTGATCGAATTGACGGAATTGTATCGGACCAGAGGATTCGAGATTCCAGACAACGAGTTGCCCGACTATTTGCCGCTCGTTCTGGAATTCCTGCATACGCTTCCCGCCGAAGAAGCCCACGGCTTCCTTACGGAAGCCGGGCGGGTGCTGGCCGTCATAGCGGCCAATCTCGAACGTTCCGCCAGCCCCTGGCATGCAGGCCTTCGAATTCTGGCCGACATGTCCGGATACAAGGATGACCCGAAGGCCTGCGGCGAGGATATGCGTCCGGCCAAGGACGTCTGTCAGTCCGCCTGCGGCGCCATGATCGATTAG